From Oscillospiraceae bacterium CM, a single genomic window includes:
- a CDS encoding DNA cytosine methyltransferase yields the protein MDKLYAISLFSGAGGFDLGIEAAGFTTRLCTDIDLHSCQTLELNRDTLKMGNGPHFLAEAKVVQKNIKEYTSEQMLADAGLKTGEVALVYGGAPCQSFSVFGQRKGMEDPRGTLLWDYLRVIREIEPTCFIFENVAGLLTIDDGKVFKQFLDELSKDADGNIVYKTSHYLLDTASFGVPQYRSRVIIFGTKGKEISCPVKTHAISTEKEGVLLPAVTVEDAIGDLPEPSKIKLPNHSGRVHGENIIQRYTALKFGERDSKTRINRLNPKKPSFTIVVGSDKGGGKGHVHPYSPREVTPRESARLQSFPDYWEFTGTSRHPIRQVGNAVPPIFAAVIGSHLLKEAFNVTDTPDYEEIIERLGLEYLKNASKELKGKEFSKAV from the coding sequence ATGGATAAACTGTACGCAATCTCGCTTTTTTCTGGTGCTGGTGGCTTTGACCTCGGAATTGAAGCGGCGGGATTCACAACAAGGCTATGCACTGACATTGATTTGCACAGTTGCCAAACACTTGAGCTTAATCGTGACACACTGAAAATGGGTAATGGACCGCATTTTCTCGCTGAGGCAAAAGTCGTTCAAAAAAATATAAAGGAATATACATCAGAACAAATGCTTGCTGATGCTGGATTAAAAACAGGCGAAGTTGCTCTCGTATATGGTGGCGCTCCTTGCCAGTCTTTCTCTGTTTTTGGGCAGCGTAAAGGTATGGAAGACCCCCGTGGAACACTTCTATGGGATTACCTCCGAGTTATCCGCGAAATTGAGCCTACCTGTTTCATTTTTGAAAATGTGGCCGGGCTGTTAACCATTGATGACGGAAAAGTATTTAAGCAGTTTTTAGACGAATTATCAAAAGATGCTGACGGAAATATCGTATATAAAACATCGCATTATCTTCTGGATACTGCATCGTTTGGTGTGCCACAATATCGATCAAGAGTGATTATATTTGGGACGAAAGGCAAGGAAATCTCCTGCCCTGTTAAAACTCATGCCATAAGCACAGAGAAAGAAGGCGTACTTTTGCCTGCTGTTACGGTAGAAGATGCAATTGGAGACTTGCCAGAACCATCAAAAATTAAATTGCCTAATCACAGCGGCAGAGTACATGGAGAAAATATAATACAGCGGTATACCGCGCTTAAATTCGGTGAACGCGATTCAAAAACGAGAATAAATAGACTTAATCCGAAAAAACCGAGTTTTACTATTGTTGTGGGTTCAGATAAAGGCGGCGGAAAGGGCCATGTTCATCCATATTCTCCACGAGAAGTTACGCCGCGTGAATCTGCAAGGCTGCAATCCTTTCCGGATTATTGGGAGTTTACGGGTACAAGTCGTCATCCGATAAGACAAGTCGGAAACGCTGTTCCCCCAATTTTTGCTGCCGTAATCGGGTCCCATTTGCTCAAAGAGGCGTTCAATGTTACGGATACTCCCGACTATGAAGAAATAATTGAACGTTTAGGGTTGGAATATTTAAAAAACGCATCAAAGGAGCTTAAAGGCAAAGAGTTTTCAAAGGCTGTATAG
- a CDS encoding adenylosuccinate synthase, producing the protein MSNCAIVGVNWGDEGKGRMVDLLAEHYDIVIRYQGGSNAGHTVINKYGKFALNLIPSGIFQERTVNVLGNGTVIDLEHLFHEMEKLRDGGVRITPENFKISDRAIIVFPFHKDQDALEEGRLGDAKYGSTKRGIAPVYADKYQKKGIQLGDLLHPETFKKHLESILEWKNLYLKGVYGAPPYDIQALLKWVDTYGTPLKPYICDTSEFLFNASKAGKSVMFEAQLGALRDIDFGIYPFTSSSSPMASYAPIGSGAPFMKVDEVLGIVKAFSTCVGEGPFVAEWFGEQAEELRQIGGEYGAATGRPRRVGPIDIPATRYGVRMQGATAVALTKVDCLSYMKEIPICKAYDIDGVVTEHFPFTPLLDKAKPVTATMPGWGTDISGLRKYGDLPKQARDYIEYVENAIECPIKYVSVGPERDDIILR; encoded by the coding sequence ATGTCAAATTGCGCGATTGTCGGTGTCAACTGGGGAGACGAGGGAAAAGGCCGAATGGTTGATCTCCTCGCCGAACATTACGATATTGTCATCCGGTATCAGGGCGGCAGCAACGCAGGGCATACTGTTATCAACAAGTATGGTAAATTCGCGCTCAACCTCATCCCGTCCGGTATTTTCCAAGAGCGGACGGTGAACGTTCTCGGAAACGGGACCGTTATTGACCTGGAGCACCTTTTTCACGAAATGGAAAAGCTGCGTGACGGCGGTGTGCGCATCACACCGGAAAACTTTAAAATCAGCGACAGGGCCATTATCGTCTTTCCGTTCCATAAGGATCAGGACGCGCTGGAGGAAGGCCGCTTGGGAGACGCTAAGTACGGCTCTACGAAAAGAGGCATTGCGCCTGTCTATGCCGATAAATATCAGAAGAAAGGGATCCAGCTGGGTGACCTGCTCCATCCGGAGACGTTTAAGAAGCATTTGGAGAGCATCCTGGAGTGGAAGAATCTCTATTTAAAAGGCGTCTACGGCGCGCCGCCCTATGATATTCAGGCGCTGCTCAAGTGGGTTGATACGTACGGCACACCGCTGAAGCCCTATATCTGCGATACGTCGGAGTTTCTTTTCAACGCGTCTAAAGCCGGCAAGAGCGTCATGTTTGAAGCACAGCTTGGTGCCCTGCGCGATATTGATTTTGGCATATATCCCTTTACATCCTCATCATCACCGATGGCGTCTTACGCGCCAATCGGCTCCGGTGCGCCGTTTATGAAGGTTGATGAAGTTCTTGGTATCGTCAAAGCGTTTTCGACATGTGTTGGCGAAGGCCCGTTTGTCGCCGAATGGTTCGGGGAGCAGGCAGAAGAGCTTCGTCAAATCGGTGGTGAGTACGGTGCTGCGACAGGCCGGCCGCGCCGGGTCGGACCGATTGACATCCCGGCAACCCGTTACGGCGTTCGGATGCAGGGCGCGACAGCCGTCGCGCTGACAAAAGTCGACTGTCTATCCTATATGAAAGAGATTCCGATCTGCAAAGCATATGATATCGACGGGGTGGTAACAGAGCACTTTCCGTTTACACCGCTTCTCGACAAAGCGAAGCCCGTAACGGCCACGATGCCCGGTTGGGGAACGGATATTTCCGGCCTTCGGAAGTATGGCGATCTGCCCAAGCAGGCAAGGGACTATATCGAATATGTTGAAAACGCGATCGAGTGCCCCATTAAATATGTTTCGGTCGGCCCAGAACGAGATGACATAATCCTGCGCTGA
- a CDS encoding response regulator yields the protein MDKIIVAFDNENNRKRICDMLEASGISVRTSCRSGSEAIRTVRKLSGGIIICGYKLSEMTVTDLAYDIGSQAMILAIAPQQQLELCSNDNVFKLPTPFTKGDLISSVRMLLQMEQKHYKVAQPRRTEKETEVINKAKELLMNRNGMTEQEAHRFIQRRSMDTGAKAIETARLIIESYS from the coding sequence ATGGATAAGATCATTGTGGCCTTTGACAATGAAAACAACCGCAAGCGGATTTGCGACATGCTTGAAGCAAGCGGCATATCCGTCCGGACAAGCTGCCGCTCCGGTTCCGAGGCCATCAGGACGGTGCGCAAATTAAGCGGCGGGATCATCATTTGCGGGTATAAGCTCTCGGAAATGACGGTTACCGATCTCGCGTATGACATCGGCAGTCAGGCAATGATTTTAGCCATAGCACCGCAGCAGCAGCTGGAGCTTTGTAGCAATGACAACGTCTTTAAGCTGCCGACACCGTTTACAAAAGGAGACCTGATTTCCTCCGTCCGGATGTTGTTGCAAATGGAGCAAAAACACTATAAGGTTGCGCAACCGCGCCGAACGGAAAAGGAAACGGAAGTTATCAATAAGGCAAAAGAGCTGCTGATGAACCGAAATGGCATGACGGAACAGGAAGCCCATCGCTTTATCCAGCGGCGCAGCATGGATACCGGCGCAAAGGCCATCGAGACGGCAAGACTTATTATTGAATCGTATAGCTGA
- the glnA gene encoding type I glutamate--ammonia ligase, whose product MGKYTKEDIVSMVSEDDIKFIRMQFTDIFGQLKNVAITASQIEKAVNNQIMIDGSSIEGFVRIHESDQYLYPDLDTFTILPWRPQYGKVARLICDVHNPDGSPFVGDPRYVLKKILKKAADMGYTFNVGPECEFFLFQTDETGNPITKTDDEAGYFDLGPLDRGEGTRREICMTLEDMGFEIEASHHEVAAGQHEIDFKYAEALKTADNIMTFKLAVKTLAQKNGQHATFMPKPIFGINGSGMHTNMSLFRDGKNVFYDENGVNKLSSEAMSFIAGLLQHVQGMCAITNPLVNSYKRLVPGYEAPCYLAWSASNRSALIRIPAARGQSTRVELRCPDPSCNPYLALAVCLAAGLDGIEKGLTPPPEVTENIFKMDAVTREKNGISSLPASLEEAIGELKNDELVCQTLGDHVLTQYISGKMAEWDAYRTKVSDWEIEKYFIAY is encoded by the coding sequence ATGGGCAAATATACGAAAGAAGACATCGTGTCAATGGTCAGCGAGGATGACATCAAGTTTATCCGCATGCAGTTCACCGATATATTCGGGCAGCTCAAAAACGTCGCGATTACGGCATCCCAGATTGAAAAAGCGGTCAACAACCAAATTATGATCGATGGCAGCTCGATTGAAGGGTTTGTCCGTATCCATGAGTCTGACCAGTATCTTTATCCCGATCTGGATACTTTTACAATTTTGCCGTGGCGGCCGCAGTACGGCAAAGTTGCCAGGCTCATTTGCGACGTCCACAACCCGGACGGCAGCCCCTTTGTCGGTGACCCGCGTTATGTTCTGAAAAAGATTCTGAAAAAAGCGGCCGATATGGGATATACGTTCAACGTTGGCCCAGAGTGTGAGTTTTTTCTGTTTCAAACAGATGAAACCGGCAATCCGATCACAAAAACCGACGATGAGGCGGGATATTTTGATCTCGGCCCGCTGGACCGCGGTGAGGGCACGCGCCGTGAAATCTGCATGACGCTGGAAGATATGGGCTTTGAAATCGAGGCCTCGCACCATGAGGTTGCCGCCGGTCAGCACGAAATTGATTTTAAATATGCCGAGGCTTTGAAAACGGCGGACAATATCATGACGTTTAAGCTGGCCGTGAAAACGCTGGCACAGAAAAATGGCCAGCATGCCACTTTTATGCCGAAGCCGATTTTCGGTATTAACGGCTCAGGAATGCACACAAATATGTCGCTGTTCCGTGACGGAAAAAATGTGTTTTACGATGAAAATGGGGTAAATAAGCTTTCGTCTGAGGCAATGAGCTTTATTGCCGGCCTGCTCCAGCATGTTCAGGGTATGTGCGCCATAACCAATCCGCTCGTCAATTCCTACAAGCGCCTTGTCCCGGGCTATGAAGCGCCCTGTTATCTGGCCTGGTCGGCATCAAACCGCAGCGCACTCATCCGAATCCCCGCCGCGCGTGGGCAATCGACGCGCGTTGAGCTCCGGTGCCCCGATCCTTCCTGCAATCCGTATCTTGCGCTGGCTGTCTGTTTGGCTGCCGGGCTGGACGGCATCGAAAAAGGCCTGACGCCCCCGCCGGAGGTAACGGAGAATATTTTTAAAATGGACGCCGTCACACGCGAAAAAAACGGCATTTCAAGCCTTCCCGCATCTCTTGAAGAGGCTATCGGTGAACTAAAGAACGACGAATTAGTCTGCCAAACACTCGGCGACCACGTCCTGACGCAATATATTTCCGGCAAAATGGCCGAGTGGGACGCGTACCGCACAAAGGTCAGCGACTGGGAAATCGAGAAATACTTCATCGCATATTAA
- a CDS encoding CTP synthase, whose translation MVTKHVFITGGVVSGLGKGICAASLGRLLKQRGLRVTLQKFDPYINVDPGTMSPYQHGEVFVTDDGAETDLDLGHYERFVDESLTGDSSVSSGKIYWTVLNRERSGDYLGRTVQIIPHITDEIKARIYSLDTGEPDVVITEIGGTVGDIESQPYLEAIRQVANERGRENVVFIHVPLIVQIPGSDELKSKPTQHSVKELLSIGIQPDILVCRSNLPITPSIRYKISLFCNVEPDCVIQNVTASCLYEVPLLLANEGLDKVVCRKLGLDVPAPDLTEWTAMVARVKAAVSHVTIALVGKYTQLHDAYLSVVEALSHAGTENDAVVTIKWVDSEEVTEENVATTLAGCHGILVPGGFGDRGVEGMISAAKYARENSIPYFGVCLGMQMAVIEFARHVAGLDDAHSTEFNELTKHPVIDLMPDQVGITKKGGTMRLGRYPCKLTESSRAAALYGTTEISERHRHRYEFNNDFRTALTDSGLVLAGLSPNGSLVEIVENPVHPWFVGVQFHPEFKSRPNRAHPLFFGFVKAAVENANKS comes from the coding sequence ATGGTGACAAAACATGTTTTTATTACGGGTGGTGTCGTTTCGGGGCTTGGGAAGGGGATTTGCGCCGCTTCGCTGGGCAGGCTTTTAAAGCAGCGCGGGCTGCGCGTCACGCTTCAGAAGTTCGACCCGTATATCAATGTTGATCCGGGCACCATGAGTCCTTACCAGCACGGCGAAGTCTTTGTCACCGATGACGGCGCTGAAACCGACCTCGATCTCGGCCATTATGAACGCTTTGTCGATGAGTCTCTGACGGGGGACTCCAGCGTCAGCTCCGGCAAGATTTATTGGACTGTCTTAAACCGCGAGCGCAGCGGCGATTACCTCGGTCGGACCGTTCAGATCATCCCGCATATCACGGATGAAATTAAAGCCCGTATTTACAGTCTTGATACGGGGGAACCCGATGTTGTCATCACCGAAATCGGCGGTACCGTCGGCGATATCGAAAGTCAGCCTTACCTTGAAGCGATCCGGCAGGTTGCCAATGAACGCGGGCGTGAAAACGTCGTTTTTATCCATGTCCCTTTGATTGTTCAAATTCCCGGCTCGGACGAGCTGAAAAGCAAGCCGACGCAGCATTCCGTCAAGGAGCTTTTAAGTATTGGAATTCAGCCCGATATCCTTGTCTGCCGGAGCAATTTGCCGATCACACCAAGTATCCGCTATAAAATATCCCTCTTCTGCAACGTTGAGCCGGATTGTGTCATTCAAAACGTGACGGCGTCGTGTCTGTATGAGGTTCCGCTTTTGCTGGCAAACGAAGGCCTTGATAAGGTCGTTTGCCGCAAGCTTGGGCTTGACGTTCCGGCCCCTGACCTCACCGAGTGGACGGCGATGGTTGCCCGTGTCAAAGCCGCTGTCAGCCATGTGACCATTGCGCTTGTCGGCAAGTATACGCAGTTGCACGACGCTTATCTGAGCGTTGTTGAGGCGCTTAGTCATGCGGGGACGGAAAATGACGCCGTCGTAACAATAAAATGGGTCGATTCCGAGGAAGTGACCGAGGAGAACGTTGCCACAACCCTTGCTGGTTGTCATGGTATTTTAGTCCCCGGGGGCTTTGGCGACCGCGGCGTTGAAGGGATGATATCCGCCGCAAAATACGCCAGAGAGAACAGTATTCCATACTTCGGTGTCTGCCTCGGCATGCAGATGGCCGTTATTGAATTTGCCCGCCACGTCGCCGGTTTAGACGACGCGCATTCAACAGAATTTAATGAGCTGACAAAGCATCCCGTCATTGATTTAATGCCCGATCAAGTTGGTATTACAAAAAAAGGCGGTACGATGCGTCTCGGCAGATATCCCTGCAAGCTGACGGAGTCAAGCCGCGCGGCGGCGCTTTACGGTACGACGGAAATATCCGAGCGCCATCGTCACCGGTATGAGTTCAATAACGACTTCCGGACAGCTCTGACGGACAGTGGGCTTGTTCTGGCCGGTTTGTCGCCGAACGGCAGCCTCGTCGAAATCGTTGAAAACCCTGTGCACCCCTGGTTTGTCGGTGTCCAGTTCCACCCGGAATTCAAAAGCCGCCCGAACAGGGCGCACCCCTTATTCTTCGGCTTCGTCAAAGCAGCCGTCGAAAATGCCAACAAGAGCTAA
- a CDS encoding peptidylprolyl isomerase, with amino-acid sequence MLLKKVIAVLLCTVLTAALLAGCGKTSDKTTGDNGAAEAKKLNYAAAYAAIDPKTVMLTINGADVTWDQLFYNIYTATSNLAAQGESITDWAALNSDNVSYQDAVLNEAFNIALQSAAVRYGAKELKLALTKENIADIQAKWDAQVSAAGGEAALLSQLRAQYSSKEIFNNTNEVGALAQDCFKKLYGEKGDKLSDKEIADYTANDGYMMTKHILMLTTTTDENGKSQPVSDTDKAAVYQKMQDILAKLKAYKGKDFDTYFDSLMHQYSEDPGLATYPDGYLFQSGDMVSQFEDTTKALEIGRFSDIIETSYGYHIIYRIPVDYNATPASYSGSGYSLRFLTAYNMFVSVINNWTSSLNVTKSADYQALDFNKLFAN; translated from the coding sequence ATGTTACTGAAAAAAGTGATCGCCGTGCTGCTTTGCACAGTTTTGACGGCCGCGCTTCTCGCTGGTTGCGGAAAGACGAGTGACAAGACAACCGGCGATAACGGCGCGGCTGAGGCAAAAAAACTCAACTACGCTGCCGCTTATGCGGCCATAGACCCCAAAACGGTCATGCTGACAATAAACGGGGCGGACGTCACGTGGGATCAGTTGTTTTATAACATTTACACGGCGACAAGCAATCTCGCCGCTCAGGGAGAATCTATCACTGACTGGGCGGCACTCAATTCAGATAACGTTTCCTATCAGGACGCCGTATTAAACGAGGCGTTCAACATCGCCCTGCAGTCGGCGGCCGTTCGATACGGCGCCAAGGAGCTAAAGCTTGCGCTGACCAAAGAGAATATAGCGGATATTCAGGCAAAATGGGATGCGCAGGTCAGTGCTGCTGGCGGCGAGGCGGCACTCCTCTCACAGCTGCGTGCGCAGTACAGCTCGAAAGAGATTTTTAATAACACAAATGAAGTCGGTGCGCTTGCGCAAGATTGCTTTAAAAAGCTTTATGGGGAAAAAGGAGACAAGCTTTCCGATAAGGAGATTGCCGATTATACGGCCAATGACGGCTATATGATGACAAAGCATATCCTGATGCTGACGACAACAACGGATGAAAATGGGAAGTCACAGCCGGTATCCGACACCGATAAAGCCGCCGTTTATCAAAAAATGCAGGACATTCTGGCTAAACTCAAGGCGTATAAAGGAAAGGATTTTGATACGTATTTCGATTCGCTGATGCATCAATACAGCGAGGATCCGGGCCTTGCCACCTATCCGGACGGCTATTTGTTCCAGAGCGGCGATATGGTTAGCCAATTTGAGGATACGACAAAAGCATTGGAAATAGGGCGTTTCAGCGATATCATCGAGACGAGTTACGGCTATCACATCATTTACAGAATCCCGGTTGATTATAACGCTACACCGGCATCCTACAGTGGCAGCGGGTATTCTCTGCGTTTTCTAACGGCGTATAATATGTTCGTCTCTGTCATTAACAATTGGACAAGCAGCCTTAATGTGACAAAAAGCGCGGATTATCAGGCACTTGATTTCAACAAGCTATTCGCTAACTGA
- the mfd gene encoding transcription-repair coupling factor, with protein sequence MRALTAAQINDMGFGQLVARIEGGGCPAVVSGLGGIHRAHLAATLRRETGRPVVIICSDEIEMQRLAGDVEALTGEQAVLLSGREFTFYSAEGASRQLEQRRLRALYRLEEGTVPLLVATVDGLLQRTLPPGRMAEASLLIEVGKCYDLPGIAERLVRCGYSRYEQVEGPGQFAVRGGILDFFSPAADEPFRCEFFGDEVDSVSSFDTATQRRLEALNKALIIPTAETLTGLAEKSENGGEKRLIMALNDLLHQLERRKSTNHELIKNICADMERLENKRSFPAADKYMELIYPMATAADYLDESAVILISEPARVGERAKNYLWQLGEDSRTLLEAGILESGLVRFALDWEALCEKLNDFPVVMADSFTAASYPLKPRTMINISAKQLPSYGGSLETAAADIAHYTGSGYKTVLLCKDERRAAILLEYLTEHDIPAAIDLSLRVLPENGSCAVTLGVLSAGMEYPGVKLAVITEGQFVEPAALRRKKKAVPSNRERLQSFTDLSPGDLVVHEHHGIGRYVGIFKMPVDGIEKDYIKIAYAGSDSLYVPATQLDLVSKYIGGGEDAPIKLSKMGGADWTRAKTRAKSAAKEMAKELIALYAERQRLKGHAFAADSVWQTEFEERFGYQETEDQLRSVEEIKSDMEHTVPMDRLLCGDVGYGKTEVALRAVMKCVLDGYQAAILVPTTVLAQQHYVTAMRRFAGYPIKIEVLSRFRTPAQMKSAIKEIERGAVDLVIGTHRLLQKDIVFKKLGLLIVDEEQRFGVTHKERLKEISRQVDVLTLSATPIPRTLNMALSGIRDMSTIEEPPRDRQPVQTYVLEHDWSIVCDAIRREVSRGGQVYYIHNRVDNIDRTAARLKTMLENITIGVAHGQMDEETLGDVMERLSAGEVQVLVCTTIIETGIDIPNVNTLIIEDADRLGLSQLHQIRGRVGRSPRRAYAYLTFRQGKVLTEVAEKRLSAIREFAEFNSGFKIAMRDLEIRGAGNLLGAEQSGHMVSVGYDMYLKLLEEAVLEEKGEKAERRAECAADLAVSANIPEKYVPSGEQRMDLYRRIARIRSEEDADEMIAELIDRYGDPPKEALALVAIALLRGEAARHGITEITQKSGWLRFRLDDFDMNRISALYSRPEYKGRVKIEAGLVPIIALKQRAANVVDEATVFIRAYGAAAGP encoded by the coding sequence ATGCGCGCATTAACAGCAGCACAAATAAATGATATGGGGTTCGGGCAGCTTGTCGCGCGGATTGAAGGCGGCGGCTGCCCAGCAGTCGTTTCGGGCTTGGGCGGCATCCATCGGGCGCATCTTGCCGCAACGCTCCGCCGTGAGACAGGGCGCCCTGTCGTAATCATTTGCTCCGACGAAATAGAGATGCAGCGCCTGGCAGGTGACGTTGAGGCATTGACGGGCGAACAGGCCGTCTTGCTGTCGGGCCGTGAATTCACGTTTTACAGTGCGGAAGGGGCGTCCCGCCAGTTGGAGCAGCGGCGCCTTCGGGCGCTTTATCGCTTGGAGGAAGGGACGGTACCCCTGCTTGTTGCGACGGTTGACGGCCTTCTTCAAAGAACGCTGCCGCCGGGGCGGATGGCGGAGGCGTCGCTTCTCATCGAGGTCGGAAAATGCTACGATCTGCCGGGCATTGCCGAGCGCCTTGTGCGGTGCGGTTATAGCCGGTATGAGCAGGTGGAGGGCCCCGGGCAGTTTGCCGTCCGCGGCGGCATTCTCGACTTCTTTTCCCCGGCGGCTGACGAGCCGTTCCGGTGCGAATTCTTCGGTGACGAGGTAGACTCTGTCAGCAGCTTTGACACGGCAACGCAGCGGCGGCTGGAAGCGCTGAACAAGGCGCTTATCATCCCCACGGCAGAAACACTGACAGGTCTGGCTGAAAAGTCGGAGAATGGTGGAGAAAAACGCCTTATCATGGCGTTAAACGACCTTCTGCACCAGTTAGAGCGAAGAAAATCAACGAATCATGAGCTCATCAAGAATATCTGCGCCGATATGGAGCGACTTGAAAACAAACGATCCTTTCCAGCGGCCGACAAGTATATGGAGCTGATATACCCGATGGCGACGGCTGCGGATTATCTCGATGAGAGCGCCGTTATTTTGATCAGCGAGCCGGCTCGTGTTGGGGAGCGGGCGAAAAACTATCTTTGGCAGCTTGGCGAAGACAGCCGGACGCTATTGGAAGCGGGCATCCTCGAAAGCGGCCTCGTCCGGTTTGCCCTCGACTGGGAAGCCTTGTGTGAAAAGCTTAACGACTTCCCCGTTGTGATGGCCGACAGCTTTACGGCCGCCAGCTATCCGCTCAAGCCGCGCACGATGATCAATATTTCCGCGAAACAGCTGCCTTCTTACGGGGGGAGTTTGGAAACGGCCGCCGCCGATATCGCGCACTACACAGGCTCCGGCTACAAAACCGTGCTCTTATGCAAAGATGAGCGCCGTGCCGCAATATTACTGGAGTATCTCACAGAACATGATATCCCGGCGGCGATCGATCTATCGCTTCGCGTGCTGCCGGAAAACGGGAGCTGCGCGGTAACGCTTGGCGTCTTATCGGCCGGGATGGAGTATCCGGGCGTGAAGCTGGCTGTCATTACGGAAGGGCAGTTTGTCGAGCCTGCTGCGCTGCGCCGCAAGAAAAAGGCGGTGCCGTCAAACAGGGAGCGGCTGCAGAGCTTCACCGACTTGTCTCCGGGGGATCTCGTTGTGCACGAGCATCACGGTATCGGGCGCTATGTCGGCATTTTTAAAATGCCGGTTGACGGCATCGAAAAGGACTATATTAAAATTGCTTATGCCGGGTCTGACAGTCTTTATGTACCGGCCACACAGCTTGACCTTGTTTCAAAATACATCGGCGGCGGCGAAGACGCCCCGATAAAGCTCTCAAAAATGGGCGGGGCCGACTGGACGCGGGCGAAAACAAGGGCAAAAAGCGCGGCAAAGGAAATGGCCAAAGAGCTTATTGCCCTATACGCCGAACGGCAGCGGCTCAAAGGGCACGCATTTGCCGCTGATTCCGTTTGGCAAACAGAGTTTGAGGAGCGCTTCGGGTATCAGGAGACAGAGGACCAGCTACGCAGTGTTGAGGAGATCAAATCAGACATGGAGCACACTGTGCCAATGGACCGGCTGTTATGCGGCGACGTCGGATACGGGAAAACGGAAGTCGCCCTGCGTGCCGTCATGAAATGCGTATTAGACGGCTATCAGGCGGCCATCCTCGTGCCGACGACGGTATTGGCGCAGCAGCATTACGTCACCGCCATGCGGCGCTTTGCCGGATATCCCATCAAAATCGAGGTATTAAGCCGGTTTCGGACACCCGCGCAAATGAAAAGTGCCATCAAAGAGATTGAACGCGGCGCCGTCGATCTCGTCATCGGGACACACCGCCTTTTGCAGAAAGACATTGTATTTAAAAAGCTGGGGCTATTAATCGTCGACGAGGAGCAGCGCTTCGGCGTGACGCATAAAGAGCGGCTCAAGGAAATCTCGCGTCAGGTTGACGTCTTAACCCTGTCCGCAACACCGATCCCGAGAACGCTTAATATGGCGCTGTCGGGCATCCGGGATATGTCCACCATCGAGGAGCCGCCCCGCGACCGACAGCCTGTCCAGACTTATGTGCTTGAGCACGATTGGAGTATCGTCTGCGACGCGATCCGGCGGGAGGTTTCGCGCGGCGGGCAGGTGTATTATATCCACAACCGCGTGGACAATATTGATCGGACGGCCGCGCGGCTTAAGACCATGCTGGAGAATATCACAATCGGTGTCGCGCACGGGCAAATGGACGAGGAGACGCTGGGAGACGTCATGGAGCGCCTGTCAGCCGGAGAGGTCCAGGTTCTCGTCTGCACGACGATTATCGAGACAGGGATCGATATTCCGAATGTCAATACGCTTATCATAGAGGACGCCGACAGGCTTGGTCTCTCACAGCTACATCAAATCAGAGGGCGTGTCGGCCGCTCACCGCGCCGCGCGTATGCGTATCTGACCTTCCGGCAGGGAAAAGTTTTGACGGAGGTCGCGGAAAAGCGTCTATCAGCCATACGGGAGTTTGCCGAATTCAATTCCGGCTTTAAAATTGCGATGCGAGATCTGGAGATTCGCGGCGCCGGAAATCTGCTCGGCGCGGAGCAGTCAGGCCACATGGTGAGCGTTGGTTATGATATGTACCTCAAGCTGCTCGAGGAGGCAGTCCTAGAAGAAAAAGGCGAAAAAGCGGAGAGACGCGCCGAATGCGCTGCAGATCTTGCCGTTTCCGCCAATATTCCGGAGAAATATGTGCCTTCGGGAGAGCAACGGATGGATCTGTACAGGCGTATCGCCCGCATTCGCTCGGAGGAGGATGCCGACGAGATGATTGCCGAGCTCATTGATCGCTATGGCGACCCGCCCAAGGAGGCGCTCGCCCTTGTGGCCATCGCGCTCTTGCGCGGGGAGGCCGCGCGGCACGGTATCACAGAAATCACGCAGAAGTCCGGATGGCTGCGTTTCCGGCTTGACGATTTTGATATGAATCGCATCTCCGCACTGTACAGCCGCCCGGAATACAAGGGCCGCGTCAAAATTGAAGCGGGACTTGTGCCGATTATCGCCCTCAAGCAGCGGGCAGCTAATGTCGTTGACGAGGCAACGGTGTTTATCCGAGCATACGGCGCCGCCGCCGGGCCGTAA